The Catenuloplanes niger genome includes a window with the following:
- the paaD gene encoding 1,2-phenylacetyl-CoA epoxidase subunit PaaD encodes MTPAETVAAGVVDPELPFVTIAELGILRAVEERDGRVTVTITPTYTGCPAVSVIRDDVRAALAGAGFPDAVVETRLNPPWSTEWISEAGRRKLAEAGVAPPRPVLLTISVRCPRCGSPETEELSRFGSTACTSLWRCRACAEPFPRVKER; translated from the coding sequence GTGACCCCGGCCGAGACCGTGGCCGCCGGGGTCGTCGACCCGGAGCTGCCGTTCGTGACCATCGCGGAGCTGGGCATCCTGCGCGCGGTCGAGGAGCGGGACGGCCGAGTCACCGTGACGATCACCCCCACCTACACCGGCTGCCCCGCGGTGTCGGTGATCCGGGACGACGTCCGGGCCGCGCTGGCCGGTGCGGGCTTCCCGGACGCGGTGGTCGAGACCCGGCTGAACCCGCCGTGGAGCACGGAGTGGATCAGCGAGGCCGGGCGCCGCAAGCTGGCCGAGGCCGGTGTCGCGCCGCCGCGCCCGGTGCTGCTGACCATCTCGGTGCGCTGCCCGCGGTGCGGCTCGCCGGAGACGGAGGAACTGAGCCGGTTCGGCTCCACCGCGTGCACCTCGCTGTGGCGCTGCCGGGCCTGCGCCGAGCCGTTTCCCCGGGTCAAGGAGCGATGA
- the paaC gene encoding 1,2-phenylacetyl-CoA epoxidase subunit PaaC: MNDVARYALGLGDDALIAAQRLGELYAGSPEMEEDVALANIALDQLGAARLLLSYAAELTGDGDEDTLAYLRGPAEFRNHVLVELPNGDFAVTVAKLLFLAAWQRPLYARLAESRDERLAGIAATAGLETAYHLDHAAQWTIRLGDGTEESHRRMQDAVDGLWPYARELFVPDPVARRLPGVAGDPTAAEWAGIVEATLTTATLRIPAGVEAPAALDGRAGRHTAHLTGLLDEMQALHRAHPGARW; this comes from the coding sequence GTGAACGACGTGGCCCGCTACGCGCTGGGGCTGGGCGACGACGCGCTGATCGCGGCCCAGCGGCTCGGGGAGCTCTACGCCGGGAGCCCCGAGATGGAGGAGGACGTGGCGCTGGCCAACATCGCGCTCGACCAGCTCGGCGCGGCCCGGCTGCTGCTGTCCTACGCGGCGGAGCTGACCGGCGACGGTGACGAGGACACGCTGGCGTACCTGCGCGGCCCGGCGGAGTTCCGCAACCACGTGCTGGTCGAGCTGCCCAACGGGGACTTCGCGGTAACCGTCGCCAAGCTGCTGTTCCTCGCGGCCTGGCAGCGCCCGCTCTACGCCCGCCTGGCGGAGTCGCGGGACGAGCGGCTCGCCGGGATCGCGGCCACGGCCGGGCTGGAGACCGCGTACCACCTCGACCACGCGGCACAGTGGACGATCCGGCTGGGCGACGGCACCGAGGAGTCGCACCGGCGCATGCAGGACGCGGTCGACGGGCTCTGGCCGTACGCCCGGGAGCTCTTCGTCCCCGATCCGGTCGCGCGGCGACTGCCGGGCGTCGCGGGCGACCCGACGGCCGCGGAGTGGGCCGGGATCGTCGAGGCCACGCTGACCACGGCCACGCTGCGGATCCCGGCCGGTGTCGAGGCCCCGGCGGCGCTGGACGGCCGGGCCGGGCGGCACACCGCGCACCTCACCGGCCTGCTCGACGAGATGCAGGCGCTGCACCGCGCACACCCGGGAGCACGCTGGTGA
- the paaB gene encoding 1,2-phenylacetyl-CoA epoxidase subunit PaaB gives MSEGWPLWEVFVRPRRGLSHTHAGSLHAPDAAMALRNARDLYTRRQEGVSVWVVPSTAIVASGDEVDPAPDKPYRHPTYYSVPDGAPHL, from the coding sequence GTGAGCGAGGGCTGGCCGCTGTGGGAGGTGTTCGTGCGCCCGCGGCGCGGGCTGTCGCACACGCACGCCGGCAGCCTGCACGCGCCGGACGCCGCGATGGCGCTGCGCAACGCCCGCGACCTCTACACCCGGCGGCAGGAGGGCGTCTCCGTCTGGGTCGTCCCGAGCACCGCGATCGTCGCGTCCGGGGACGAGGTGGACCCGGCGCCGGACAAGCCCTACCGCCATCCCACGTACTACTCGGTCCCGGACGGAGCGCCGCACCTGTGA
- a CDS encoding menaquinone biosynthetic enzyme MqnA/MqnD family protein, whose protein sequence is MSVAQRPRVGHIQFLNCLPIYWGLMRSGALLDVDLHKDSPDALNDALVAGDLDIGPISLLEYLRHADQLLLLPDIAVGSDGPVLSVNIVSKKPLEELDGARVALGSASRTSVLLARMMLAERWGVRPEYFTCPPDLTAMLLEADAAVVIGDVALRGMYEAPRRGLFVTDLGQAWREWTGLPMVFAVWAARRDFAAQHPGRVKDVHEAFLRSRDLCLAELDDVAEAAARWEPFDAATLATYFRALDFSLGERQVEGLREFARRATARGEAPALPADGPAFFPG, encoded by the coding sequence ATGAGCGTGGCGCAGCGGCCCCGGGTCGGCCATATCCAGTTTCTCAACTGCCTCCCGATCTACTGGGGTCTGATGCGCTCCGGCGCGCTCCTCGACGTCGACCTGCACAAGGACAGCCCGGACGCGCTCAACGACGCGCTCGTCGCGGGTGACCTGGACATCGGGCCGATCTCGCTGCTGGAGTACCTGCGGCACGCGGACCAGCTGCTGCTCCTGCCGGACATCGCGGTCGGCAGCGACGGGCCGGTGCTCTCCGTGAACATCGTGTCGAAGAAGCCGCTGGAGGAGCTGGACGGCGCCCGGGTGGCACTCGGCTCGGCGTCCCGCACCAGCGTGCTGCTCGCCCGGATGATGCTCGCCGAGCGCTGGGGCGTGCGGCCGGAGTACTTCACCTGCCCGCCGGACCTGACCGCGATGCTGCTGGAGGCGGACGCCGCGGTCGTGATCGGCGACGTGGCGCTGCGCGGCATGTACGAGGCACCGCGCCGCGGCCTGTTCGTCACCGATCTGGGCCAGGCCTGGCGGGAGTGGACCGGCCTGCCGATGGTCTTCGCGGTCTGGGCCGCTCGCCGCGACTTCGCCGCGCAGCACCCGGGCCGGGTCAAGGACGTGCACGAGGCGTTCCTGCGCTCGCGCGACCTGTGCCTCGCCGAGCTGGACGACGTGGCGGAGGCGGCGGCGCGCTGGGAGCCGTTCGACGCGGCCACGCTCGCCACGTACTTCCGGGCGCTGGACTTCTCGCTCGGCGAGCGCCAGGTGGAGGGGCTGCGCGAGTTCGCCCGCCGCGCCACCGCCCGCGGCGAGGCGCCGGCCCTGCCCGCGGACGGGCCGGCGTTCTTCCCCGGCTGA
- a CDS encoding GNAT family N-acetyltransferase, whose product MSQISLVPVDSGNWRAVAGLTVAPHQREWVAPPTYYLALCQYGDAGWRPLAVSADGEIVGFLMWTIDPEDDAAWIGGVIIDAERQGTGLGRAAITALMEKVLAEEPQVTGFALSYEPDNEAARRAYASVGFAETGETEDTEVVARLKR is encoded by the coding sequence ATGTCGCAGATCTCCCTCGTGCCGGTCGACTCCGGCAACTGGCGAGCCGTCGCCGGCCTGACCGTGGCCCCGCACCAGCGGGAATGGGTCGCACCACCCACCTACTACCTCGCGCTCTGCCAGTACGGCGACGCCGGCTGGCGCCCGCTCGCGGTGAGCGCGGACGGCGAGATCGTCGGCTTTCTGATGTGGACGATCGACCCGGAGGACGACGCCGCCTGGATCGGCGGCGTGATCATCGACGCGGAGCGGCAGGGCACCGGCCTGGGCCGCGCCGCGATCACGGCGCTGATGGAGAAGGTGCTGGCCGAGGAGCCGCAGGTGACCGGCTTCGCGCTCTCCTACGAGCCGGACAACGAGGCGGCCCGTCGCGCGTACGCCAGCGTGGGCTTCGCCGAGACGGGTGAGACCGAGGACACCGAGGTCGTCGCCCGCCTCAAGCGCTAG
- a CDS encoding MFS transporter gives MSFTPGAGRRDVYLAAGARGLSVAGDLTAATTLVLTLQSAGAGGFAVSGLMLAGVLPLVALAPLTGRVVDRMDSRRLLVGVGLAQAAVCALLSFVTTPLLIIALVALIACGLALTHPTLAALLPAMVSRDDLPRAMALSQTATSIGALAAPVLAGVLVGRFGARVPLLLVTVAFLALAATGLLIRTRRGRTGDTAAGPDGAGQRQFRYWRDPLLGAITVAIAGVVLGVGAINVVAIFYLRETLGASTTAYGLIEALWAAGLLAGTWVTVRLVRRMRDDGALVYGTLCTLAATCLAVAAMAVFPAVLWVAPLYLVGGFFNGGLNVQQNVLVARRVPAESHGRAFAILGGWVQGAGLAGYALAGFLLEALAPRTLVFALGTAGVLICALVAVPIVRTIHRERRPAAPALVTA, from the coding sequence ATGTCTTTCACACCTGGGGCGGGCCGGCGGGACGTCTACCTGGCGGCGGGCGCGCGGGGGCTCTCGGTGGCCGGGGACCTGACGGCGGCCACGACGCTGGTGCTGACGTTGCAGTCGGCCGGGGCCGGCGGGTTCGCGGTGTCCGGGCTGATGCTGGCGGGCGTGCTCCCGCTGGTCGCACTGGCGCCGCTCACCGGCCGGGTCGTCGACCGGATGGACAGCCGACGGCTGCTGGTCGGCGTGGGGCTGGCGCAGGCGGCGGTCTGCGCGCTGCTGTCGTTCGTCACCACGCCTCTGCTGATCATCGCGCTGGTGGCGCTGATCGCCTGCGGTCTGGCGCTGACCCACCCGACGCTGGCGGCACTGCTGCCGGCCATGGTGAGCCGCGACGACCTGCCGCGGGCCATGGCGCTCAGCCAGACCGCGACCTCGATCGGCGCGCTCGCCGCGCCGGTGCTGGCCGGCGTGCTGGTCGGCCGGTTCGGCGCGCGGGTGCCGCTGCTGCTGGTCACCGTGGCGTTCCTCGCGCTGGCCGCGACCGGGCTGCTGATCCGCACGCGCCGGGGGCGCACCGGCGACACCGCCGCGGGCCCGGACGGGGCCGGGCAGCGGCAGTTCCGCTACTGGCGCGACCCGCTGCTCGGCGCGATCACGGTCGCGATCGCGGGCGTCGTGCTCGGCGTCGGCGCGATCAACGTGGTGGCCATCTTCTACCTGCGGGAGACGCTGGGCGCCTCCACCACGGCGTACGGGCTGATCGAGGCGCTCTGGGCCGCGGGCCTGCTGGCCGGCACGTGGGTGACGGTCCGGCTGGTCCGCCGGATGCGGGACGACGGCGCGCTGGTCTACGGCACGCTGTGCACGCTCGCCGCCACCTGCCTCGCCGTCGCCGCGATGGCGGTCTTCCCGGCCGTCCTCTGGGTGGCGCCGCTCTACCTGGTCGGCGGCTTCTTCAACGGCGGCCTGAACGTGCAGCAGAACGTGCTGGTCGCACGCCGGGTGCCGGCCGAGTCGCACGGGCGGGCGTTCGCGATCCTGGGCGGCTGGGTGCAGGGCGCGGGCCTGGCCGGGTACGCGCTGGCCGGCTTCCTGCTCGAGGCGCTCGCCCCGCGCACGCTGGTGTTCGCGCTCGGCACGGCCGGCGTCCTGATCTGCGCGCTGGTCGCGGTGCCGATCGTGCGCACGATCCACCGGGAGCGCCGGCCGGCCGCGCCCGCCCTGGTCACGGCCTGA
- a CDS encoding ArsR/SmtB family transcription factor produces the protein MTDAERRGSQRVTISDPRVMRALAHPARLAIMEHLGSTGESVTATSCAEVAGLSPSATSYHLRALAKAGMVEAAPSRGDGRERLWRAAAPSFSIDAGQDASDDTRAAEIALVDAYLQRDFERIRAYVRTAHLAPPEWYNVGQLSSIVCTMTADEALKLNQAIMDLIDPYRRRGRTDPPADARTVVIHYAATPQDVTD, from the coding sequence ATGACCGACGCGGAGCGGCGCGGGTCGCAGCGGGTGACGATCTCGGACCCGCGGGTCATGCGGGCACTGGCGCATCCCGCGCGGCTGGCCATCATGGAGCACCTCGGCTCGACCGGGGAGTCGGTGACCGCGACCTCGTGCGCGGAGGTGGCCGGGCTGTCGCCCAGCGCGACCAGTTACCACCTGCGCGCGCTGGCCAAGGCCGGCATGGTCGAGGCCGCGCCGAGCCGGGGCGACGGGCGGGAGCGGCTGTGGCGGGCGGCGGCCCCGTCGTTCAGCATCGACGCCGGACAGGACGCGTCCGACGACACCCGGGCCGCCGAGATCGCGCTGGTCGACGCCTACCTGCAGCGCGACTTCGAGCGGATCCGGGCCTATGTCCGGACCGCGCACCTGGCGCCGCCCGAGTGGTACAACGTCGGCCAGCTCAGCAGCATCGTCTGCACGATGACGGCGGACGAGGCGCTCAAGCTCAACCAGGCCATCATGGACCTGATCGACCCCTACCGCCGCCGCGGCCGCACCGATCCGCCGGCCGACGCCCGCACCGTGGTCATCCACTACGCCGCCACCCCGCAGGACGTCACGGACTGA
- a CDS encoding HelD family protein, whose amino-acid sequence MPADLEIELTAEREHLAASRSALRRMREHAEALFATGDKVAGDSYTAEQLGRHMARRVLELADDPSTPLFFGRLDFGDGEHAGHGYHVGRRHVTDEAGEPMVLDWRAPISRSFYRASVKDPRGVAVRRRFGFVEGVITSFEDEHLDRGEELGTASKILTQEIERPRVGPMRDIVATIQPEQDELVRADLADSLCVQGAPGTGKTAVGLHRAAYLLYLHRERLRRSGVLIVGPNRAFLGYIAAVLPALGEVEVAQSTVEDLIGRVPVRAEDGTAAAVVKHDARMAEVLRRAVWSHIGKPSVPMTVPDGSYRWRIAEEPLRRVVDEARREGLPYAVGRERVRARVVSLLLRQSEARRGDSPPESWQRRMAKAKPVTEFLDEVWPALTPEGLLHRLLTDPDSLREHAGGLLTDEEQAAIVKTGGRTPKSTRWTSADTVLMDEIAGLLDRMPSFGHVVLDEAQDLSPMQCRAIARRSEHGSITLLGDLAQGTAPWASADWAVSLAHLGKPGAPVVPLTVGFRVPAVVVELANRLLPALRVNVPPAESLRRDGSLVVRATTDLAGDLDREVRAALEHEGSVAVIAADASVAALTAIVPQSDRLEIVPASIVKGLEYDHVIVVEPAEIVDAEPRGLNRLYVVLTRAVSRLTVIHAVPLPEPLT is encoded by the coding sequence GTGCCCGCAGATCTTGAGATTGAGTTGACGGCCGAACGGGAGCACCTGGCCGCGTCCCGGTCCGCGTTGCGGCGGATGCGGGAGCACGCGGAGGCGTTGTTCGCCACCGGTGACAAGGTGGCCGGGGATTCGTACACGGCGGAGCAGCTCGGCCGGCACATGGCACGGCGGGTGCTGGAGCTGGCCGACGACCCGTCGACGCCGTTGTTCTTCGGCCGGCTGGACTTCGGCGACGGCGAGCACGCCGGGCACGGCTACCACGTGGGGCGCCGGCACGTCACGGACGAGGCCGGCGAGCCGATGGTGCTGGACTGGCGGGCGCCGATCTCGCGCTCGTTCTACCGGGCCAGCGTGAAGGACCCGCGGGGCGTGGCGGTGCGGCGGCGGTTCGGCTTCGTCGAGGGCGTGATCACGTCGTTCGAGGACGAGCACCTGGATCGCGGCGAGGAGCTGGGCACCGCGTCGAAGATCCTGACGCAGGAGATCGAGCGGCCGCGCGTGGGGCCGATGCGGGACATCGTGGCGACGATCCAGCCGGAGCAGGACGAGCTGGTCCGCGCGGATCTGGCCGACTCGCTCTGCGTGCAGGGCGCGCCCGGCACCGGAAAGACCGCGGTGGGCCTGCACCGGGCCGCGTACCTGCTGTATCTGCACCGGGAGCGGTTGCGCCGCTCGGGCGTGCTGATCGTCGGGCCGAACCGGGCGTTCCTCGGCTACATCGCGGCGGTGCTGCCCGCGCTGGGCGAGGTGGAGGTCGCGCAGAGCACGGTCGAGGACCTGATCGGGCGCGTCCCCGTCCGGGCCGAGGACGGGACGGCGGCCGCGGTCGTCAAGCACGACGCGCGGATGGCGGAGGTGCTGCGCCGCGCGGTCTGGTCGCACATCGGCAAGCCGAGCGTGCCGATGACCGTGCCGGACGGGTCGTACCGGTGGCGGATCGCCGAGGAGCCGCTGCGCCGGGTGGTGGACGAGGCGCGGCGCGAGGGCCTGCCGTACGCGGTGGGGCGCGAGCGGGTCCGGGCCCGGGTGGTGTCGCTGCTGCTGCGCCAGTCGGAGGCGCGCCGGGGCGACTCGCCGCCGGAGTCCTGGCAGCGCCGGATGGCGAAGGCGAAGCCGGTGACCGAGTTCCTGGACGAGGTCTGGCCCGCGCTGACCCCGGAGGGCCTGCTGCACCGGCTGCTGACCGACCCGGACTCGCTGCGGGAGCACGCCGGCGGCCTGCTCACCGACGAGGAACAGGCCGCGATCGTCAAGACCGGCGGCCGGACCCCGAAGAGCACCCGGTGGACGAGCGCCGACACGGTGCTGATGGACGAGATCGCCGGGCTGCTGGACCGGATGCCGAGCTTCGGGCACGTGGTGCTGGACGAGGCGCAGGACCTCTCGCCGATGCAGTGCCGAGCGATCGCGCGCCGCAGCGAGCACGGCTCGATCACGCTGCTCGGCGACCTGGCGCAGGGCACCGCGCCGTGGGCGTCCGCGGACTGGGCGGTGTCGCTGGCGCATCTGGGCAAGCCGGGCGCGCCGGTGGTGCCGCTGACCGTCGGCTTCCGGGTGCCGGCCGTGGTGGTCGAGCTGGCCAACCGGCTGCTGCCCGCGCTGCGGGTGAACGTCCCGCCGGCCGAGTCGCTGCGGCGGGACGGCTCCCTGGTCGTACGCGCGACGACCGATCTTGCCGGTGATCTTGATCGTGAGGTGCGGGCCGCGCTGGAGCACGAGGGGTCGGTCGCGGTGATCGCGGCGGACGCGTCGGTGGCGGCACTGACGGCGATCGTCCCACAGAGTGATCGGCTCGAGATCGTCCCCGCCTCGATCGTCAAAGGACTCGAGTACGACCACGTGATCGTCGTCGAGCCTGCTGAGATCGTCGACGCCGAGCCAAGGGGATTGAACAGGCTCTATGTCGTGCTGACTCGTGCGGTCTCTCGCCTCACTGTCATTCACGCCGTTCCGCTGCCGGAGCCGCTGACCTGA
- a CDS encoding glycoside hydrolase family 15 protein, with product MTLPRNGYLPIEEHGVVGDLRTIALVGTDGTIDWYCPARFDAPSLFASLLDARKGGYFSIRSRASSRPKQLYLPETNILVTRFVGAEAVGEVIDFMVPETSETAAARDLLVRRARAVRGRATFELACHPAFDYGRVSHTVELVSGVGAVFTSAAGRFVLRTSVPLKIEENGVGATFTLDEGETVEIQLEWKGEVRPLLDGENEDLFVRTSDFWQRWLSQCKYRGRWRETVQRSALALKLLVYHPTGALVAAPTTSLPEELGGIRNWDYRYAWLRDAAFTIYALMRLGFLEEAAAFMDWVQKRCEEADRDRDRDLMIMYAVDGSPEIPEFTLDHLEGYRGSAPVRIGNNAVNQRQIDVYGELMDSVYLYNREVPISYDLWTHLSKRLDWLSSHWQEPDEGIWEIRGPRQRFTYSALMTWVAYDRACRLARDRGLPAPIERWRKLGNQAYRFVQNSCWDREVGAYVMHPGSKLLDASLLVMPLVKFSGPTDPRFLSTLDRISAELASDSLVHRYAHTGHDGLAGQEGTFNLCSFWYVEALTRAGRVREARMIFEKMLTYANHVGLFAEEIGPSGEQLGNFPQAFTHLALISAAVNLDAALDR from the coding sequence ATGACACTCCCCCGCAACGGCTACCTCCCGATCGAGGAGCACGGCGTCGTCGGCGACCTGCGCACCATCGCACTGGTCGGCACGGACGGCACCATCGACTGGTACTGCCCGGCCCGGTTCGACGCGCCGTCACTCTTCGCCTCCCTGCTCGACGCCCGGAAGGGCGGCTACTTCTCGATCCGCAGCCGGGCCTCGTCCCGCCCGAAGCAGCTCTACCTGCCGGAGACGAACATCCTGGTCACCCGCTTCGTCGGCGCGGAGGCGGTCGGCGAGGTGATCGACTTCATGGTTCCGGAGACCTCGGAGACCGCGGCCGCGCGCGACCTGCTGGTACGCCGGGCGCGCGCGGTCCGCGGCCGGGCCACGTTCGAGCTGGCCTGCCATCCGGCCTTCGACTACGGCCGGGTGTCGCACACGGTCGAGCTGGTCAGCGGCGTCGGCGCGGTGTTCACCTCCGCGGCCGGCCGGTTCGTGCTGCGCACCAGCGTGCCGCTGAAGATCGAGGAGAACGGCGTCGGCGCCACGTTCACGCTGGACGAGGGCGAGACCGTGGAGATCCAGCTGGAGTGGAAGGGCGAGGTGCGCCCGCTGCTCGACGGCGAGAACGAGGACCTGTTCGTGCGCACCTCGGACTTCTGGCAGCGGTGGCTGAGCCAGTGCAAGTACCGCGGGCGCTGGCGGGAGACCGTGCAACGCTCCGCGCTCGCGCTCAAGCTGCTGGTCTACCACCCGACCGGCGCGCTGGTGGCGGCGCCGACCACGTCGCTGCCGGAGGAGCTGGGCGGCATCCGGAACTGGGACTACCGGTACGCGTGGCTGCGCGACGCCGCGTTCACCATCTACGCGCTGATGCGGCTGGGCTTCCTGGAGGAGGCGGCCGCGTTCATGGACTGGGTGCAGAAACGCTGCGAGGAGGCGGACCGCGACCGGGACCGCGACCTCATGATCATGTACGCGGTGGACGGCAGCCCGGAGATCCCCGAGTTCACGCTCGACCATCTGGAGGGATACCGGGGTTCCGCGCCGGTCCGGATCGGCAACAACGCGGTCAACCAGCGGCAGATCGACGTGTACGGCGAGCTGATGGACTCGGTCTACCTCTACAACCGCGAGGTGCCGATCTCGTACGACCTGTGGACCCACCTCTCCAAGCGGCTCGACTGGCTGTCCAGCCACTGGCAGGAGCCGGACGAGGGCATCTGGGAGATCCGCGGTCCACGGCAGCGGTTCACCTACTCCGCGCTGATGACCTGGGTGGCGTACGACCGGGCCTGCCGGCTCGCCCGGGACCGGGGACTGCCGGCGCCGATCGAGCGGTGGCGCAAGCTCGGCAACCAGGCCTACCGGTTCGTGCAGAACTCGTGCTGGGACCGGGAGGTCGGTGCCTACGTGATGCACCCGGGCAGCAAGCTGCTGGACGCGTCGCTGCTGGTCATGCCGTTGGTTAAGTTCTCCGGCCCGACCGACCCGCGGTTCCTGTCCACGCTGGACCGGATCTCCGCCGAGCTGGCCTCGGACAGCCTGGTCCACCGGTACGCGCACACCGGCCACGACGGGCTCGCCGGCCAGGAGGGCACGTTCAACCTCTGCTCCTTCTGGTACGTCGAGGCGCTCACCCGGGCCGGCCGGGTCCGCGAGGCCCGGATGATCTTCGAAAAGATGCTGACGTACGCGAACCACGTCGGCCTGTTCGCCGAGGAGATCGGCCCGTCCGGCGAACAGCTCGGCAACTTCCCGCAGGCGTTCACGCACCTCGCGCTGATCTCCGCGGCGGTCAACCTGGACGCCGCGCTCGACCGGTAG
- a CDS encoding CPBP family intramembrane glutamic endopeptidase: MITPRQEQLRRFRFPILLGAMAAVLAAARGINVLAAFDPLVALLTGLLTSVAAIALYVWLNRRVEGREATEVSRNGMWAGLRKGILLGFALFLATILLIGVLGGWVSLRWHSVGAFLVTMGMMASVAVNEELLFRGVVFRILEERAGSVVAVVVSSAFFGLTHLVNAGATLWGAIAIGLAGGTLTAACYLLTRSLWPPIGLHFAWNFAELGVFGNATSGTPGGDTGLLHLALDTSRTALTGGAFGPEASPVAMLVCAVPAVLLLRRARRAGRFRSRAR; encoded by the coding sequence ATGATCACTCCGCGGCAGGAACAGCTCCGGCGATTCCGTTTTCCGATCCTTCTCGGCGCGATGGCCGCGGTGCTGGCGGCGGCCCGCGGAATCAACGTCCTGGCCGCGTTCGATCCACTCGTCGCGCTGCTCACCGGGCTGCTGACCAGCGTCGCCGCGATCGCGCTCTACGTCTGGCTGAACCGGCGGGTGGAGGGCCGAGAGGCGACCGAGGTGTCCCGGAACGGCATGTGGGCGGGTCTCCGAAAAGGCATCCTGCTCGGTTTCGCGCTGTTCCTGGCGACCATTCTGCTGATCGGTGTGCTCGGTGGCTGGGTGAGCCTCCGATGGCATTCCGTCGGCGCTTTCCTGGTCACCATGGGAATGATGGCGAGCGTCGCGGTCAACGAGGAGTTGCTGTTCCGCGGCGTCGTCTTCCGGATCCTGGAGGAGCGCGCCGGCAGCGTCGTGGCGGTCGTCGTGTCGTCCGCGTTCTTCGGCCTGACGCACCTGGTCAACGCGGGCGCCACGCTCTGGGGCGCGATCGCGATCGGCCTGGCCGGCGGCACCCTGACCGCGGCCTGCTACCTGCTGACCCGCTCGCTGTGGCCGCCGATCGGCCTGCACTTCGCCTGGAACTTCGCCGAGCTGGGCGTGTTCGGCAACGCGACCTCCGGCACCCCGGGCGGCGACACCGGCCTGCTGCACCTGGCACTGGACACCTCGCGGACCGCGCTGACCGGCGGCGCGTTCGGCCCGGAGGCCAGCCCGGTCGCGATGCTGGTCTGCGCGGTGCCGGCGGTCCTGCTGCTCCGCCGGGCCCGGCGAGCCGGGCGGTTCCGGTCCCGCGCGCGGTAG
- a CDS encoding NAD(P)/FAD-dependent oxidoreductase, which produces MYDAIVVGARTAGSPTAMLLARQGHSVLLLDRATFPSDTLSTHLMHVPAMAALKRWGLHDAVVATGAPPHTTFTMDFGPFAIVGQPPPFEGAESPYCVRRTALDEILVGAARDAGVEVRTGTGVDEILIEDGTVTGVRTRDGAVERARIVIGADGLHSTVAKAVGAKAYADTPSLTAGYYAYYTGVSRDGAEIYNLGDRTVVVFPTNDGTAVVFVACPIADFHDFRADVEGNYTAAIARVPGLAERVAAGERTERIRGTADVPNFLREAYGDGWALVGDAGYHKDPCMAAGIMDAFLSAEWLAAAVHAGLSGERPMADALAGYQTVRDERFLPYLRMTVGLASMEPPAPEQAALFAKIASDPAESTRFFGALQGSTPIDEYLSPANVTRIMTA; this is translated from the coding sequence ATGTATGACGCGATCGTTGTCGGCGCGCGCACCGCGGGCTCGCCGACCGCCATGTTGCTGGCCCGTCAGGGGCACAGCGTTCTGCTCCTGGACCGGGCCACGTTTCCCAGCGACACCCTGTCGACGCACCTGATGCACGTCCCCGCGATGGCCGCGCTCAAGCGGTGGGGCCTGCACGACGCGGTGGTCGCGACCGGCGCGCCCCCGCACACGACGTTCACCATGGACTTCGGCCCGTTCGCGATCGTCGGCCAGCCGCCGCCGTTCGAGGGTGCCGAGTCGCCCTACTGCGTACGCCGCACCGCGCTGGACGAGATCCTGGTCGGCGCGGCCCGGGACGCGGGCGTGGAGGTGCGTACCGGCACCGGCGTGGACGAGATCCTGATCGAGGACGGCACGGTCACCGGCGTGCGGACCCGGGACGGCGCGGTCGAGCGGGCGCGCATCGTGATCGGCGCGGACGGCCTGCACTCCACGGTCGCCAAGGCGGTCGGGGCGAAGGCCTACGCGGACACGCCGTCGCTGACCGCGGGCTACTACGCGTACTACACCGGCGTCTCGCGGGACGGCGCGGAGATCTACAACCTCGGCGACCGTACGGTGGTGGTGTTCCCGACCAACGACGGGACCGCCGTGGTGTTCGTGGCCTGCCCGATCGCGGACTTCCACGACTTCCGCGCGGACGTCGAGGGCAACTACACGGCCGCGATCGCGCGTGTGCCGGGCCTGGCGGAGCGGGTGGCCGCCGGCGAGCGCACCGAGCGGATCCGGGGCACCGCGGACGTGCCCAACTTCCTCCGCGAGGCGTACGGCGACGGCTGGGCGCTGGTCGGTGACGCCGGTTACCACAAGGACCCGTGCATGGCGGCGGGCATCATGGACGCGTTCCTGTCCGCGGAGTGGCTGGCCGCGGCCGTGCACGCGGGCCTGTCCGGTGAGCGGCCGATGGCGGACGCGCTCGCCGGGTACCAGACCGTCCGCGACGAGCGCTTCCTGCCGTACCTTCGGATGACCGTGGGCCTGGCCTCGATGGAACCGCCGGCGCCGGAGCAGGCCGCGCTGTTCGCGAAGATCGCGTCCGACCCGGCCGAGTCCACCCGCTTCTTCGGTGCGCTCCAGGGCAGCACGCCGATCGACGAGTACCTCTCCCCGGCGAACGTCACCCGCATCATGACCGCCTGA